From a single Oceanobacillus kimchii X50 genomic region:
- a CDS encoding Na+/H+ antiporter family protein, producing MEWVVIVSVLVMTILCLLRFNVILSIIVAAITAGLLSGLNISDSIKMMVEGMGGAANTALSYILLGAFAVAISYTGITSLLVNFIIRILTGKKTMMLLALAGVASLSQNLVPVHIAFIPILIPPLLKVFDKMRMDRRAVAITLTFGLKAPYIMIPAGYGLIFHGLIIDGLQNNGAEITTNQTTMAMLVPGLGMVVGLLIAIFITYRKDKEPKEAREDVSTNVATQTDSNITFEKKHVFTLVAIVLALIVQIIFDNLILGALTGLVALLLFVVIPFKEMDRVMTDGITMMGTISFVILVASGFANVLEQTGAVQSLVEVTSQSLGDNQALIALVLLILGLFITIGIGTSFGTIPIIAALFVPICIAAGFSPMATAALVGTAGALGDAGSPASDSTLGPTSGLNADGKHNHIWDTCVPTFLHYNIPLFIFGWIAAMVL from the coding sequence ATGGAATGGGTTGTTATAGTATCAGTATTAGTAATGACGATATTATGTTTGCTCAGGTTCAATGTAATACTGTCTATTATTGTAGCAGCAATTACGGCAGGATTACTTTCTGGTTTAAATATAAGTGATTCAATTAAAATGATGGTAGAAGGAATGGGAGGCGCTGCAAATACAGCTCTAAGTTATATTCTTTTAGGAGCTTTTGCGGTTGCGATTAGTTACACAGGAATAACAAGTTTATTAGTCAACTTTATTATTCGCATATTAACGGGTAAAAAGACAATGATGTTACTCGCATTAGCTGGAGTTGCATCACTTTCACAAAATCTAGTTCCGGTGCATATTGCTTTTATTCCTATCCTAATTCCACCTTTATTAAAAGTATTTGATAAGATGAGAATGGATAGGCGTGCGGTAGCAATTACACTAACTTTTGGTTTAAAAGCTCCTTATATAATGATACCTGCTGGTTATGGTTTGATTTTCCACGGATTAATTATTGATGGATTACAAAATAATGGTGCAGAAATCACAACGAATCAAACAACGATGGCTATGTTAGTTCCTGGATTAGGGATGGTGGTTGGACTATTAATAGCGATATTTATTACGTATCGAAAAGATAAAGAACCAAAAGAAGCTCGAGAAGATGTATCTACTAATGTAGCTACCCAAACAGATTCGAATATTACTTTTGAGAAAAAGCATGTTTTTACATTAGTAGCCATAGTGTTAGCATTAATTGTTCAAATTATATTTGATAACCTAATACTAGGTGCGTTAACTGGTCTAGTAGCTTTACTTTTATTTGTTGTTATACCTTTTAAAGAAATGGACCGTGTGATGACAGATGGAATTACAATGATGGGGACAATTTCATTTGTAATTCTTGTAGCATCTGGATTTGCAAATGTATTGGAACAAACTGGGGCAGTGCAGTCTTTAGTAGAAGTAACCTCACAATCATTAGGTGATAATCAAGCATTAATTGCGTTGGTGCTATTGATACTAGGATTATTTATTACCATAGGAATTGGTACTTCTTTTGGTACTATTCCAATAATCGCAGCTTTATTTGTTCCTATATGTATTGCTGCAGGTTTTTCACCAATGGCAACAGCGGCACTTGTTGGTACAGCGGGAGCTCTTGGAGATGCTGGATCACCAGCTTCGGATAGTACGTTAGGCCCTACTTCGGGCTTAAATGCAGATGGAAAGCATAACCATATTTGGGACACATGCGTACCAACGTTCTTGCATTATAATATTCCATTATTTATATTCGGATGGATAGCTGCAATGGTTCTATAA
- a CDS encoding ABC transporter ATP-binding protein — MKIEVNNLSKKYGEKYALDNVSFTLEKNKIYGLLGRNGAGKTTFMDILSGQILATSGEIKLDGESPFDKQKLTESICLVKESNNFPKEITIKDVLKIFSFFYPDWDQDFAEQLLGEFNLTKKLKVKTLSKGMESALGITVGLASRAPITVFDEPYIGMDAPSRKRFYELLLEDYQVYPRTFIFSTHLIDEVSLMFEEVLILREGTLALQEDSEVLRDKTVAVTGPTTKVDAYLQGKEVIERKDLAGNSMAYTYGTKEEAMAAGLQVEGVPIQELMIHLTERKGA; from the coding sequence ATGAAGATTGAAGTAAACAACCTTAGTAAGAAGTATGGCGAGAAGTATGCTTTAGATAATGTCTCTTTTACACTAGAAAAAAATAAGATCTATGGCTTACTAGGTAGAAATGGGGCTGGGAAAACAACATTTATGGATATTCTCAGTGGCCAAATCCTCGCAACTAGTGGGGAAATTAAATTAGACGGAGAAAGCCCGTTTGATAAGCAAAAGCTAACGGAATCAATCTGTTTAGTTAAAGAATCAAATAACTTTCCAAAAGAAATTACTATCAAAGACGTGCTTAAAATATTCTCCTTTTTTTATCCTGACTGGGATCAAGATTTTGCGGAACAACTCCTGGGAGAGTTTAATTTAACAAAAAAATTAAAAGTAAAAACATTATCAAAAGGAATGGAGTCTGCATTAGGAATCACTGTAGGTTTAGCAAGTAGAGCTCCGATTACTGTCTTTGATGAACCATATATCGGGATGGATGCTCCATCGCGAAAACGATTTTATGAGCTGCTTTTAGAGGATTATCAAGTATATCCAAGAACGTTTATATTTTCTACTCACTTAATTGATGAAGTTAGTTTAATGTTTGAAGAAGTATTAATTTTGCGAGAAGGTACGTTAGCTTTACAAGAGGATTCTGAAGTATTGAGGGATAAGACAGTAGCTGTTACAGGTCCAACAACTAAGGTAGATGCTTATTTACAAGGAAAAGAAGTAATTGAAAGAAAAGATTTGGCTGGCAACTCGATGGCATATACGTACGGTACAAAAGAAGAAGCAATGGCAGCCGGATTACAAGTGGAAGGAGTTCCTATTCAGGAATTAATGATTCACTTAACAGAAAGGAAAGGGGCATAG
- a CDS encoding SPFH domain-containing protein has product MIQERKAWSLNGIVGLGLIIALIAFGAFAFIQQQFIIGIFLVLIAACLISGITIVQPNQSIVVIFLGKYMGTVRREGIVITIPFSVRRTISLRVRNFNSNRLKVNDVNGNPIEIAAVVVFKVVDAAKAVFDVDQYEQFVEIQSETAIRAVATTYPYDSFEDNDLTLRGNADEVSNELTQELQERLKVAGVEVIEARLTHLAYSTEIAQAMLQRQQASAIISARKQIVDGAVGMAQDAVARLERDGIVDLDDERRVAMINNLLVSIVSDQGTQPVVNTGSLYQ; this is encoded by the coding sequence ATGATACAAGAAAGGAAAGCATGGAGTTTAAATGGTATTGTTGGTTTAGGACTTATTATTGCACTAATTGCATTTGGAGCCTTTGCATTCATTCAGCAGCAATTCATTATTGGGATATTTCTTGTGTTAATTGCAGCTTGTTTGATTAGTGGAATAACGATCGTACAGCCGAATCAATCAATTGTAGTAATATTTTTAGGTAAGTATATGGGGACTGTTCGAAGAGAAGGAATTGTCATAACTATCCCTTTTTCTGTAAGAAGAACAATTTCATTACGTGTTCGTAACTTTAATAGTAATCGGCTAAAAGTTAATGATGTAAATGGTAATCCTATCGAAATTGCAGCAGTTGTTGTATTTAAAGTGGTAGATGCTGCTAAAGCGGTTTTTGATGTTGACCAATACGAACAATTTGTAGAAATCCAAAGTGAAACTGCGATTCGAGCAGTTGCGACAACATACCCTTATGATTCATTTGAAGATAATGACTTAACTTTAAGAGGTAATGCAGACGAGGTTTCGAATGAATTGACACAAGAATTACAAGAGCGTTTGAAAGTAGCAGGTGTAGAAGTAATTGAAGCAAGACTAACGCATTTAGCCTACTCTACAGAAATCGCCCAAGCGATGTTACAGCGTCAACAAGCAAGTGCAATTATTTCGGCTAGAAAACAAATTGTAGATGGAGCAGTAGGTATGGCACAAGATGCAGTTGCTCGTTTAGAGAGAGATGGCATCGTTGATTTGGATGATGAAAGACGTGTAGCAATGATTAACAATTTACTTGTTTCCATTGTTTCCGATCAAGGGACGCAACCTGTGGTGAATACAGGTTCCTTGTATCAATAA
- a CDS encoding YfkD famly protein yields the protein MLNNISASYLFIAVLFSSLTFPQLAVAEDDSKENEDSAVPSHVLDISKENTYPNSTEDQEVIEPSDWTIEILEDVEIPIENPELIKILNESSIKPSPIAIGYRGMVYLGRWPLNYQSEESNINWEYQEINVNEMNNIGGNEVQNMNYIQQQEKEVKGALTNKISNPNDVKKMMLLKSKEKTKLPLSYNTIFGQSTKLTNSYSVPSQKHGTLQAFAPAVNEKGQVTFGEVYIELKGSNKSIKIKNVTKQGIGAWIPIQDHVSFSFNVK from the coding sequence ATGCTTAATAACATTAGTGCGAGCTACTTGTTTATCGCAGTATTATTTTCATCACTCACCTTTCCTCAACTTGCAGTAGCTGAAGATGACTCGAAAGAAAATGAAGACTCAGCCGTCCCTAGTCATGTACTTGATATTTCCAAAGAAAATACTTATCCTAATTCTACAGAAGATCAGGAAGTAATTGAACCAAGCGATTGGACAATAGAAATACTGGAGGATGTTGAAATTCCAATTGAAAATCCAGAGTTAATAAAAATTTTAAATGAAAGCTCTATAAAACCCTCTCCAATTGCCATAGGTTATCGTGGGATGGTTTACTTAGGAAGATGGCCACTAAATTACCAATCAGAAGAATCGAATATTAACTGGGAATACCAAGAAATTAATGTGAATGAAATGAATAACATTGGTGGAAATGAAGTTCAAAATATGAACTATATTCAGCAACAGGAAAAAGAAGTAAAAGGAGCTCTTACCAATAAAATAAGCAATCCCAATGATGTGAAAAAAATGATGTTGTTAAAATCGAAGGAAAAGACGAAGCTTCCCCTGTCATATAATACTATTTTTGGACAAAGTACAAAGTTAACTAATTCCTATTCTGTACCTAGCCAAAAACATGGAACATTACAAGCTTTTGCACCAGCAGTAAATGAAAAAGGACAGGTTACTTTTGGGGAAGTATATATCGAATTAAAAGGATCGAATAAATCAATAAAAATCAAAAATGTCACGAAACAAGGAATAGGAGCTTGGATACCTATTCAAGACCACGTTTCTTTCTCATTTAATGTCAAATAA
- a CDS encoding amino acid ABC transporter permease: MNIILMTKLFNIFDVDLALRNLPFILEGLPYTIMIAIAGMAIGLVFGLFLALARDSKTFLLRWPSRIYISFMRGTPMLVFLFIIYFGLPYIGIELSAIAAAILGFGLNSAAYIAEINRSSLNSVDRGQWESAKALNMTYWHTLRKIILPQATRIAIPPLTNVFMDIVKATSLTAVITVPELFQKAQIVTGREFDAMTVYILVALIYWPICILIGMLQERLEKRYSVYVSK, translated from the coding sequence ATGAATATTATATTAATGACAAAGTTGTTTAATATTTTTGATGTTGACCTTGCTTTACGAAATTTACCATTCATTTTAGAGGGATTACCTTATACTATCATGATTGCTATAGCAGGTATGGCAATTGGATTAGTTTTTGGCTTATTTCTCGCCTTGGCGAGAGATTCAAAAACATTCCTATTACGTTGGCCATCTAGAATTTATATCTCCTTTATGCGGGGTACGCCAATGCTTGTCTTTCTCTTTATTATATATTTTGGTTTGCCTTATATAGGGATTGAATTATCGGCGATAGCAGCTGCAATTCTAGGGTTCGGTCTTAATAGTGCTGCCTATATTGCGGAAATTAATCGTTCATCATTAAATAGTGTCGATAGAGGACAATGGGAATCAGCAAAAGCGCTTAATATGACTTATTGGCATACATTACGAAAAATTATTTTGCCGCAAGCAACAAGAATAGCCATTCCACCGTTGACCAATGTTTTTATGGATATCGTGAAGGCGACATCGTTAACTGCAGTAATAACTGTACCAGAGCTTTTCCAAAAGGCACAGATTGTTACAGGTAGAGAATTCGATGCGATGACAGTGTATATTTTAGTTGCTTTAATTTATTGGCCGATTTGTATTTTGATTGGAATGCTTCAAGAAAGATTAGAAAAAAGATATAGCGTATATGTATCTAAATAA
- a CDS encoding Arc family DNA-binding protein encodes MPKKKNFPLRIDPELYDVLQKWAQDEFRSVNSHVEFLLRESTKRAGRLPKKQDKKIGED; translated from the coding sequence ATGCCAAAAAAAAAGAACTTTCCTTTACGCATTGATCCAGAACTCTACGATGTATTACAAAAATGGGCGCAAGATGAATTTCGAAGCGTAAATAGCCACGTAGAATTTTTACTGCGAGAATCTACAAAACGAGCTGGAAGATTACCCAAAAAACAAGATAAAAAAATAGGTGAAGACTAA
- the pdaA gene encoding delta-lactam-biosynthetic de-N-acetylase produces MKKTISLLVFLAFFYVLLPLNTVHAYGWGYSKNSNHEIPDIGSYQALLDEYNAYYVDDSGEKVLYVTFDNGYEQGYTDEILDVLKEEKVPATFFVTGHYVKSKPDLIKRMVNEGHIIGNHSYHHPDFTIMNKQAIQKEVEDLENAVAEVSDQKEMMYLRPPRGVFNEDTLKWTNELGLVHIFWSLAFIDWNTDGQKGWQYAYDQIMDQIHPGAIILLHAVSSDNAKALKQVVKDLKEEGYTFKSLDHLMLKNQLPQGFPMF; encoded by the coding sequence ATGAAAAAAACAATATCTTTACTCGTTTTTCTTGCCTTTTTTTATGTGCTATTACCATTAAACACGGTTCATGCTTACGGGTGGGGTTATAGTAAAAATTCTAATCATGAAATACCGGATATAGGTTCATATCAAGCATTATTAGATGAGTATAATGCATATTATGTAGATGATTCGGGAGAAAAAGTTTTATATGTAACGTTTGATAATGGTTATGAACAAGGATATACGGATGAAATTCTTGATGTTTTAAAGGAAGAAAAAGTACCTGCAACATTTTTTGTAACTGGTCATTATGTTAAGAGTAAACCAGATTTAATAAAACGTATGGTGAATGAAGGACATATCATTGGAAATCATTCCTATCACCATCCAGATTTTACTATTATGAACAAACAAGCAATACAAAAAGAAGTAGAAGATTTGGAAAATGCAGTGGCAGAAGTTAGTGATCAGAAAGAAATGATGTATTTGCGCCCCCCAAGAGGAGTATTTAATGAAGATACATTAAAATGGACAAATGAATTAGGGTTAGTTCATATCTTTTGGTCACTTGCTTTTATTGACTGGAATACAGATGGACAAAAAGGTTGGCAATATGCGTATGATCAAATAATGGATCAAATACATCCTGGGGCAATCATTTTACTTCATGCAGTATCATCAGATAATGCAAAAGCATTGAAACAGGTAGTTAAAGATTTAAAAGAGGAAGGATACACATTTAAAAGCCTGGATCATTTAATGTTAAAAAATCAATTACCACAAGGTTTTCCTATGTTTTAA
- a CDS encoding ComEC/Rec2 family competence protein: MKRQLWIIILLPFILFVDPASIYAGQAPGMRVHFIDVGQGDSILIETPLDRTILIDGGPPDAGEKVVNYIKKQKINQIDVLISTHPDIDHIGGLLKVLDSVEVGEAYDTGKLHPTKTFANYINKLRELEIPVHLAEKDVPIEVDPMIELDVWNSYHRFSTNNESSIVLKLTYGDMDMLLMSDVGKAQERQIMKDYDIQAEVIKVGHHGSKTSSSLKFLQEVSPDISILTYSKENRYGHPVKRVIENLYSVKSAIYSTAALGNIVLETDGNSMVITPEENPIQKFIRESIG; this comes from the coding sequence ATGAAAAGACAGCTATGGATAATAATATTACTGCCTTTTATATTATTTGTAGATCCTGCATCTATATATGCAGGTCAAGCTCCTGGCATGCGAGTTCATTTTATTGATGTTGGTCAAGGCGATAGCATATTAATTGAAACACCGCTTGATAGAACAATTTTAATTGATGGTGGCCCACCTGATGCGGGAGAGAAAGTAGTTAATTATATAAAAAAACAAAAAATTAATCAAATCGACGTACTTATTTCAACCCATCCTGATATTGATCATATAGGTGGGTTATTAAAAGTATTGGATTCTGTAGAGGTAGGAGAGGCTTATGATACTGGGAAATTGCACCCTACAAAGACATTTGCTAATTACATCAACAAATTACGCGAACTTGAAATACCTGTACACTTAGCAGAAAAAGACGTACCAATTGAAGTGGATCCAATGATTGAATTAGATGTGTGGAATAGCTATCACCGCTTTAGTACGAATAATGAATCCTCCATCGTATTAAAATTAACGTACGGTGATATGGATATGCTTCTGATGAGTGACGTGGGAAAGGCTCAAGAAAGACAAATTATGAAGGATTATGATATTCAAGCTGAGGTAATTAAGGTGGGACATCATGGTTCAAAAACTAGTTCATCTTTGAAGTTTTTACAAGAAGTCAGTCCAGATATCTCTATACTCACATATAGCAAAGAAAATAGATATGGCCACCCAGTTAAACGAGTAATAGAAAATTTATATTCAGTAAAATCTGCTATATACTCAACGGCCGCACTTGGCAACATTGTGTTAGAAACTGATGGAAATTCAATGGTTATAACTCCAGAAGAAAATCCAATACAAAAGTTTATAAGAGAATCTATAGGATAA
- a CDS encoding YihY/virulence factor BrkB family protein, translated as MESWISLGKKFYQRIEEVDVFGLAAQLAYFFLLSLFPFLLFLLNLIAYLPIDINLIMETIGTFAPEQVIQLISTNLDTLTEQNTGLLSISILGTLWAASNGVNAITRAFNSSYRIETERSFFTTRLISIVLTVGMVIIILLALLLPVFGRMIGIYIFSMFGFTTGFIEVWETLRWIISSAIFFIVLLFLYKLAPHKRISFSEVVWGTAFATLSWQLVSWGFSFYVNNLGNYSATYGSLGTVIVLMIWFYLFGIIIITGGALNAFIQDQRKKNH; from the coding sequence TTGGAGAGTTGGATTAGCCTAGGCAAGAAATTTTATCAACGAATAGAAGAGGTTGATGTATTTGGTTTGGCAGCACAACTTGCTTATTTCTTTTTGTTATCTTTATTCCCTTTTCTATTGTTTTTACTTAATCTAATCGCCTATCTGCCAATTGATATTAATCTTATTATGGAGACGATCGGAACCTTTGCCCCTGAACAAGTAATACAGTTAATTTCTACAAACTTAGATACATTAACTGAGCAAAATACCGGTCTTTTATCAATTAGTATATTAGGTACCTTATGGGCAGCTTCAAATGGTGTTAATGCAATAACAAGAGCTTTTAATAGTTCCTATCGTATAGAAACGGAGCGATCATTCTTTACGACAAGATTAATTTCTATTGTATTAACAGTTGGTATGGTTATCATCATTTTATTAGCTTTATTGTTGCCTGTATTTGGAAGAATGATCGGTATTTATATATTTTCTATGTTTGGGTTTACAACTGGATTTATCGAAGTTTGGGAGACATTAAGATGGATTATATCCTCTGCTATTTTCTTTATCGTTTTATTATTTCTGTACAAGCTTGCCCCTCATAAACGTATTTCATTTTCAGAAGTGGTATGGGGTACAGCATTTGCTACTTTATCTTGGCAATTAGTATCATGGGGCTTTTCTTTTTATGTGAATAATTTAGGAAATTATTCGGCCACTTACGGAAGTTTGGGAACCGTAATTGTTTTAATGATATGGTTTTATTTATTTGGGATTATTATCATTACAGGTGGAGCATTAAATGCTTTTATACAAGATCAACGAAAAAAGAATCATTAA
- a CDS encoding ATP-dependent Clp protease ATP-binding subunit: protein MKCQNCGQNDATINAQMQMNNQRMEIHLCHECFQDIQGNMMNSDFFSNSPFGNMDQAFANNFSQGNGGSTTGTRTKQKANKGNGLIDQLAKNLTDQARSGNVDSVIGRDKEIKRVTETLNRRNKNNPVLIGEPGVGKTAIAEGLAVNIVEGNVPAKLMNKEIYLLDVASLVANTGVRGQFEERMKKLIEELQSRKDVILFIDEIHLIVGAGTAESSQMDVGNLLKPALARGDLQIIGATTLKEYRQIEKDAALERRLQPIMVNEPSFEDAVTILEGIKERYEKFHEVRYSEEVIRAFVNLSSRYIQDRHLPDKAIDLMDEVGSRLNLSNAQKDSDTLEQQLNEIIKKKQEAADVEDYEKAANLRYQEIQLQKQLDKVEEGEKVLDVDISDIELIVEEKTGIPVTKMQKDEQEKMKNLSDQLSQKVIGQNEAVQKVAKAIRRSRAGLKAKQRPIGSFLFVGPTGVGKTELTKVLAEELFGSRDAMVRLDMSEYMEKHAVSKIIGSPPGYVGHEEAGQLTERIRRNPYSILLLDEIEKAHPDVQNMFLQIMEDGQLTDSQGRKVSFKDTVIIMTSNAGTGVKQVNVGFNREAHESVSTLENLSQYFKPEFLNRFDAIVNFHELAEEDLLQIVDLMLSELEEAIKENKMTITISNEAKQQLVKLGYDTRFGARPLRRVIQDKIEDPLTDLILEGEGISSIHVDVKGNEIVIDKAS from the coding sequence ATGAAATGTCAAAACTGTGGTCAAAATGATGCAACGATAAATGCACAAATGCAGATGAATAATCAACGAATGGAAATTCATCTATGCCATGAATGTTTCCAAGATATTCAAGGAAATATGATGAACTCTGACTTTTTCTCTAATTCTCCATTCGGCAATATGGATCAAGCATTTGCCAATAACTTTTCACAAGGAAATGGTGGAAGTACTACTGGTACACGCACCAAACAAAAAGCAAATAAAGGCAATGGCCTCATTGATCAGTTAGCAAAAAACCTAACTGACCAAGCGAGATCAGGAAATGTAGATTCTGTCATTGGTAGAGATAAAGAAATTAAAAGAGTTACGGAAACATTAAATAGAAGAAATAAGAACAACCCAGTTCTTATTGGTGAACCAGGTGTTGGTAAAACTGCAATTGCAGAAGGACTAGCAGTAAATATAGTAGAAGGAAATGTTCCAGCTAAATTAATGAATAAAGAAATTTATTTATTAGATGTAGCTTCTTTAGTTGCAAATACTGGAGTTCGAGGTCAATTTGAAGAAAGAATGAAGAAGTTAATTGAAGAATTACAATCAAGAAAAGATGTTATCTTGTTCATTGATGAAATTCATTTAATCGTTGGAGCTGGAACAGCAGAAAGTTCACAGATGGATGTTGGTAACTTATTAAAACCAGCATTAGCACGTGGAGATCTACAAATCATCGGTGCAACCACACTTAAAGAATATCGACAAATAGAAAAAGACGCTGCACTTGAACGACGCTTGCAGCCAATTATGGTAAACGAACCATCTTTTGAAGATGCAGTAACCATATTGGAAGGCATCAAGGAGCGTTACGAAAAATTCCATGAAGTTCGTTATTCTGAAGAAGTTATTCGTGCATTTGTAAACTTATCAAGTAGATATATTCAAGACCGTCATTTACCTGATAAAGCTATCGATTTAATGGATGAAGTAGGTTCTAGATTGAATTTATCTAATGCACAGAAAGACTCTGACACGCTTGAACAACAACTTAATGAAATTATTAAGAAAAAACAAGAAGCTGCTGATGTAGAGGATTATGAAAAAGCAGCAAATTTAAGATATCAAGAAATTCAATTGCAAAAACAATTAGATAAAGTTGAAGAAGGCGAAAAAGTCTTAGATGTGGATATCAGTGATATTGAGTTAATTGTAGAAGAGAAGACTGGTATTCCAGTAACAAAAATGCAAAAAGATGAACAAGAAAAAATGAAAAACTTATCTGACCAACTAAGTCAGAAAGTGATCGGCCAGAACGAAGCGGTGCAAAAAGTAGCGAAAGCAATTCGTCGTAGTCGTGCAGGCTTAAAAGCAAAACAACGTCCAATTGGTTCATTCTTATTTGTGGGACCTACAGGAGTTGGTAAAACGGAACTTACGAAAGTATTAGCTGAGGAACTATTTGGTTCTAGAGATGCAATGGTTAGACTAGATATGAGTGAGTATATGGAAAAACATGCTGTCTCTAAAATAATTGGTTCACCGCCAGGTTATGTAGGACATGAAGAAGCTGGTCAGCTTACTGAGCGAATTCGTCGTAATCCATATTCTATTCTATTGTTAGATGAGATTGAAAAAGCTCATCCAGATGTACAAAATATGTTCTTGCAGATTATGGAAGATGGTCAATTGACTGACTCTCAAGGTAGAAAAGTAAGCTTTAAAGATACAGTTATTATCATGACAAGTAACGCTGGTACTGGTGTAAAACAGGTTAATGTTGGTTTTAATCGAGAAGCACATGAATCTGTGTCTACACTAGAAAATCTAAGCCAATACTTCAAACCAGAATTTTTAAATCGATTTGATGCTATTGTTAACTTCCATGAGTTAGCGGAAGAAGACTTACTACAGATTGTTGATCTTATGTTGTCTGAATTAGAAGAGGCAATAAAAGAAAATAAAATGACAATAACTATCTCCAATGAAGCAAAACAGCAATTGGTTAAATTAGGATATGATACTCGTTTTGGAGCGCGTCCTTTACGTCGTGTTATTCAAGATAAAATTGAAGACCCATTAACTGATTTAATTCTCGAAGGAGAAGGTATAAGTTCCATTCATGTCGATGTTAAAGGGAATGAAATTGTAATAGATAAAGCATCTTAA
- a CDS encoding GntR family transcriptional regulator, translating into MRKELDENKPIFLQIKDHVEDSIMDDSYKSGDRVPSTNEFAAFYQINPATAGKGINELVAEGILVKRRGVGMFVTESAKDIVIEKRKQTFYDHYMLPLKHEAKKLRMREDEILEMWKREDNFNED; encoded by the coding sequence ATGAGAAAAGAACTGGATGAAAATAAACCTATATTTTTGCAAATAAAAGATCACGTGGAAGACTCAATTATGGATGATTCCTATAAATCTGGAGACCGAGTACCTTCCACAAATGAATTTGCCGCCTTTTATCAAATTAATCCTGCTACTGCAGGTAAAGGTATAAATGAATTGGTGGCAGAGGGAATTTTGGTGAAAAGGAGAGGAGTAGGCATGTTTGTAACAGAATCAGCCAAAGATATTGTAATCGAAAAAAGAAAGCAAACGTTTTATGACCACTATATGCTTCCATTAAAACACGAAGCAAAAAAACTTCGTATGCGTGAAGATGAAATATTGGAAATGTGGAAAAGGGAGGATAATTTTAATGAAGATTGA
- a CDS encoding transporter substrate-binding domain-containing protein has protein sequence MKKVMLSLFIFMFILLLAACGTNEETEETPENSKSDETVSDERWESVQQSGELVVGTSGTLIAASYYDEQDELTGYDVEIMKEIAKRLDLEIKFEIMGIDSMLPAVQSGRIDLAANDIEITDKRKGQFNFSEPYKYSYATMAVRESDNSGIESLEDLEGKKAGGGATTIYSQIAEHYGAEVVTYGNAPNEAYLSDVSNGRTDVVINDYYLTKFGVAAFPDFDLHLHPTIKFHPSQQGVIMPKDADKMTEEINNVLQEMREDGTLSELAKEFYEEDASVEPNEEIEEIDGLDL, from the coding sequence ATGAAGAAAGTAATGTTAAGCTTATTTATATTCATGTTTATTCTGCTTTTAGCTGCGTGTGGAACAAATGAAGAAACCGAAGAAACACCGGAGAATAGTAAAAGTGATGAAACTGTATCTGATGAACGATGGGAAAGTGTTCAACAATCTGGTGAACTTGTAGTCGGAACATCAGGGACACTAATAGCGGCGTCTTATTATGATGAACAAGATGAATTAACAGGTTACGATGTAGAAATTATGAAAGAGATTGCAAAACGATTAGATTTAGAAATTAAATTTGAAATTATGGGCATAGACAGTATGTTACCAGCTGTTCAAAGCGGAAGAATAGATTTAGCGGCAAATGATATCGAAATCACGGATAAGCGTAAGGGACAATTTAATTTCAGTGAACCATATAAGTACTCTTATGCAACAATGGCAGTTCGTGAGTCAGATAATTCTGGAATAGAAAGTTTAGAGGATTTAGAAGGGAAGAAAGCTGGTGGTGGTGCTACCACTATTTATAGCCAAATTGCAGAACATTATGGAGCAGAAGTAGTTACTTATGGTAATGCACCAAATGAAGCGTATTTAAGTGATGTAAGTAATGGAAGAACAGATGTAGTGATCAACGACTATTACTTAACCAAATTCGGGGTAGCTGCTTTTCCTGATTTTGATTTACACTTACATCCAACGATTAAATTCCATCCTAGTCAACAAGGCGTTATCATGCCAAAAGACGCAGATAAAATGACAGAAGAAATTAACAACGTACTTCAAGAAATGAGAGAAGATGGAACTTTAAGCGAACTAGCGAAAGAATTTTATGAAGAAGATGCATCTGTAGAACCGAACGAAGAGATTGAAGAAATTGATGGGTTAGATTTGTAA